The genome window ATAAAATTCCTGACACAAGCTCACTTTCAATTAAAACTTCGGGTTTATTAGGCGAACAATATATTGCGTTAAATATCGGCTTTATGATGGAAGGCGAAACGGAATATATGAAAGAAGGCAGTAGCTTTGCTGATACAAATTCGGCAATGGTATTGGAAGATTTAATCGGTCAGTTCTTATACGGCGATAAAAAATCGGATAAAACTGACGGAGAAAATGCAGAAGGCAAAGAAGAGCCTAAAGCACAATAATTGCAAAGTGAAATTCACGGCGTAATATTTTATTTTAGGTGGGATGACCACCTTACATTTGGAGATTTTAAATGTTAAAAAATATCAAAAAAGCAATCGTAACTGGTTTTGTAGCATTAGCAACGTTATTTTCAGCACAAGCATTTGCAGAAACTAGTCCTTATGCGTTAACTCAACAAGCGACAGATAAATTATTTGGTGATATTAAAGCGAATCAAGGTAAAATTAAGTCAAATCCAGAATATTTACGTACTATCGTACGCAATGATTTAATGCCTCATGTACACGTAAAATATGCAGGTCAGTTAGTGTTAGGTAAAAACTTATCTTCGGCGACAGATGCTCAACGTGAAGCATTCTTTAACGCATTTGGTCAATTTGTTGAGCAATCATACGCACAAGTATTAACGCAATATACTGATCAACAAGTTCAAATTGAAAATGAAAAACCGACTGATGGTAAAACAATCGTAAGCATTCGTGTGAATTTAATTCAATCAAATGGTGCTCAACCGGTTAAATTAGACTTCAAATGGCGTAAAAACAGTAAGACCGGCGAATGGCAGGCTTACGATATGGCGACTGAAGGTGTAAGTATGGTAGCAACCAAACAAAACGAATGGAGTGGTGTATTACGTCAAAAAGGTATTGACGCTCTAACTGCTCAAGTTGCACAATCAGCAAAACAACCGATTACATTAAGTAAATAATTATAGTTTTATGAAGCCGCAAAAAACATTACAATGGGGCGTTCAGCAAAATAATGAAAGCTTATTTGTAAAATTATCCGGTGAATTAACTCGAGACACGTTGCTTCCGCTTTGGAAGCGGCGTGCTTCTTTTTATCGCCGAAAGGTAATCAACATATTTATTGGGATTTAAAAGAACTCGAACGTGTTGACTCAGCCGGATTTACATTACTTGCCGAATTACTCAATCATTATCAAAAACAAACGCCAAACTGTTTAATCAATGTGCCGGATGTTGTTAAAACGT of Actinobacillus arthritidis contains these proteins:
- the mlaC gene encoding phospholipid-binding protein MlaC, which gives rise to MLKNIKKAIVTGFVALATLFSAQAFAETSPYALTQQATDKLFGDIKANQGKIKSNPEYLRTIVRNDLMPHVHVKYAGQLVLGKNLSSATDAQREAFFNAFGQFVEQSYAQVLTQYTDQQVQIENEKPTDGKTIVSIRVNLIQSNGAQPVKLDFKWRKNSKTGEWQAYDMATEGVSMVATKQNEWSGVLRQKGIDALTAQVAQSAKQPITLSK